One region of Planktothrix sp. FACHB-1365 genomic DNA includes:
- a CDS encoding tetratricopeptide repeat protein has product MLSKSSNFKTATNLLEEANQLKQSGQLQAAIIAYRQAGQLNPKFHWIYHNLGEALAENNQLLEAIQAFQRAIELNPDSPWSQYQLAEILLKLGNLPQAINALNCAITLNPNVTEFYNSLGKALFKQAELDQAISYYQKALELNSEDAIAYQYLGEALAQRGQLDEAIDSCRKAIDLNPNLGDAYEILGKALVKKGLFDQALSILLEALEFNPKSPETYHALGDVYVYFKQWHQAIEAYSQAIQLKPNTAIFYHGLGNVFAQLNQWEEAVSAYSQAIVLNPESAECHQNFAEVLAKLERWDAAIASYSKALELNPNLTDIYSRLADALKNRGTPGDLQKANQYYQKTIELNGDDIDAYQTLLKYQPDNLDLCWKYANLLWSKNQREQALIYYKKVKDGAPQDFEMLVKLGEAFVRMSEFEDAIAIYNKALEINPNSSDVYHRLGEPLEKTGQLEAAVKTYEKAIELNPNFFGSYHNLGDIQQRQKKFEQAISAYKKAIELNSGFHWSYHNLADTLEKQGNAEEAIATYRKCLEINPHFGWSHCNLATALAKQGKIEDALHHYRRASELDPALGIDFNGLKTALLDQILVEDYMYKLWRDKNFPRASDLIKMAETIELFRYKPVFSVIMPVYNTPEEFLREAIESVINQIYPYWEFCIADDASPSPHVKEVLEEYQAKDSRIKVIYRTKNGHISASSNSALELATGEFITLLDHDDLITPDGLYEVALLLNRNPDLDMIYSDEDKISPNGNLINPYFKPEWCPESFLSRMYTCHLGTYRRSIIEEIGGFRIGYEGAQDYDLVLRFTEKTQKIAHIPKVLYHWRMHSGSTAGGTEAKPYAYEASEKAIQDAVDRRRETGIVTGVPGFLGHHLVRYKIMDYKKVSIIIPTRDLGEVLDRCLQSIFTQTIYPNYEVIVIDNGSVQDYTFKVFSKWNSQEPSRFKCYRLDIPFNFSTINNYGVSQATGDYLLFLNNDTEVIHPDWMNAMVEQVQRPQIGAVGVLLLFPDNTIQHAGVVMGLGGVAGHGYYAMSSDIPGYFGNVVGFNNVSAVTGACLMCRREVFEQIGGFDEQLTVAYNDVDLCLKMLDQGYRNLYLPHVKLYHHESKSRGYEDTPEKKERLNRESKIIEGRWQKYIDNDPCYSPHLTRICQNFSIKV; this is encoded by the coding sequence ATGTTATCTAAATCTAGCAACTTCAAAACAGCTACCAATTTACTAGAAGAAGCTAATCAACTGAAACAATCAGGTCAGTTACAAGCTGCCATTATTGCTTATCGTCAAGCGGGACAATTAAACCCTAAATTTCATTGGATTTATCATAATTTAGGGGAAGCGTTAGCAGAAAATAATCAACTATTAGAAGCAATACAGGCGTTTCAACGTGCTATTGAATTAAATCCTGATTCACCTTGGTCACAATACCAATTAGCAGAAATTTTATTAAAATTGGGTAATTTACCCCAGGCAATTAATGCGTTAAATTGTGCAATTACTCTTAATCCTAATGTAACTGAATTTTATAATAGTTTAGGGAAAGCATTATTTAAACAAGCTGAATTAGATCAAGCCATTAGTTACTATCAAAAAGCTCTTGAACTTAACTCAGAAGATGCGATCGCTTATCAATATTTAGGAGAAGCCTTAGCTCAACGAGGTCAACTGGATGAAGCCATAGATTCTTGTCGAAAAGCGATTGATCTGAATCCAAATTTAGGAGACGCTTATGAAATATTAGGTAAAGCATTAGTTAAAAAAGGTTTGTTTGATCAAGCCTTAAGCATATTATTAGAAGCTCTAGAATTTAATCCTAAGTCGCCAGAAACATATCATGCGCTAGGTGATGTTTATGTTTATTTTAAACAGTGGCATCAAGCCATTGAAGCTTATTCCCAAGCAATTCAACTGAAACCCAATACAGCAATATTTTATCACGGTTTAGGGAATGTTTTTGCTCAACTCAATCAATGGGAAGAGGCAGTTTCTGCTTATTCTCAAGCAATTGTATTAAATCCTGAATCAGCCGAGTGTCATCAGAATTTTGCTGAAGTTTTAGCTAAATTAGAACGATGGGACGCTGCGATCGCTTCCTATTCTAAAGCTCTAGAATTAAATCCTAATTTAACAGATATTTACTCTCGATTAGCAGATGCTTTAAAAAACCGAGGAACCCCAGGTGATTTACAAAAAGCAAATCAATATTATCAAAAAACTATTGAATTAAATGGCGATGATATTGATGCTTATCAAACCTTGTTAAAATATCAGCCGGATAACTTAGATCTATGTTGGAAATACGCTAATTTATTATGGAGTAAAAATCAGCGTGAACAAGCACTAATTTATTATAAAAAAGTCAAAGATGGTGCACCCCAAGACTTTGAAATGTTGGTCAAGTTAGGGGAAGCATTTGTCAGGATGAGTGAGTTTGAGGATGCGATCGCTATTTACAATAAAGCTTTAGAAATTAACCCCAATTCGTCCGATGTTTACCATCGTTTAGGAGAACCTTTAGAAAAAACAGGTCAATTGGAAGCAGCAGTTAAAACCTATGAAAAAGCGATTGAATTAAACCCTAACTTTTTTGGTTCCTATCACAATTTAGGGGATATTCAACAACGCCAAAAGAAATTTGAACAAGCGATTTCAGCTTACAAAAAAGCAATTGAATTAAATTCTGGTTTTCACTGGTCTTATCATAATTTAGCTGATACTTTAGAGAAACAAGGTAATGCAGAAGAAGCGATCGCAACTTACCGCAAATGCTTAGAAATTAACCCCCATTTTGGTTGGTCACACTGTAACTTAGCAACCGCTTTAGCTAAACAAGGTAAAATAGAAGATGCTCTACATCATTATCGACGTGCATCCGAACTTGATCCCGCATTAGGAATTGATTTCAATGGTTTAAAAACAGCACTTTTAGATCAAATTCTAGTTGAAGATTATATGTATAAACTCTGGCGAGACAAGAATTTTCCCAGAGCATCCGATTTAATAAAAATGGCAGAAACAATAGAATTATTCCGGTATAAACCCGTATTTAGCGTGATTATGCCTGTTTATAATACCCCAGAAGAATTTCTCCGAGAAGCCATAGAATCTGTGATCAATCAAATTTATCCCTACTGGGAATTTTGTATTGCTGATGATGCTTCTCCCTCTCCCCATGTTAAGGAAGTTTTAGAAGAATATCAAGCTAAAGATTCTCGAATTAAAGTTATTTATAGAACAAAAAATGGCCACATTTCTGCATCCTCTAACTCCGCCTTAGAATTGGCAACCGGAGAATTTATTACGTTACTGGATCATGATGATTTAATTACTCCCGATGGGTTATATGAAGTTGCTTTATTATTAAATCGAAATCCTGATTTAGATATGATTTATTCCGATGAAGATAAAATTAGTCCCAATGGTAACTTAATTAATCCTTACTTCAAACCAGAATGGTGCCCTGAATCCTTTTTGTCTCGGATGTATACTTGCCATTTAGGAACTTACCGACGTTCTATTATAGAAGAAATTGGAGGTTTCAGAATCGGATATGAAGGTGCTCAAGATTATGATTTAGTCTTGAGATTTACAGAAAAAACTCAAAAAATTGCTCATATTCCCAAAGTCTTATATCACTGGCGAATGCACTCGGGTTCAACAGCAGGGGGAACTGAAGCCAAACCCTATGCTTATGAAGCGTCAGAAAAAGCGATTCAAGATGCTGTAGATAGACGGAGAGAAACAGGAATAGTAACAGGGGTTCCAGGGTTTTTAGGACATCATTTAGTCCGGTATAAAATTATGGATTATAAAAAGGTTAGCATCATTATTCCGACGCGAGATTTAGGAGAAGTATTAGACCGATGTTTGCAGTCTATTTTTACTCAAACAATCTATCCTAACTATGAGGTGATTGTTATTGATAATGGCAGTGTTCAAGATTATACATTTAAAGTGTTTTCTAAGTGGAATTCTCAGGAACCTTCACGGTTTAAATGTTATCGTTTGGATATTCCCTTTAACTTCTCCACAATTAATAATTATGGAGTCAGTCAAGCAACAGGAGATTACCTGTTATTCTTAAATAACGATACCGAAGTGATTCATCCTGACTGGATGAATGCGATGGTAGAACAAGTTCAACGTCCTCAAATTGGTGCGGTAGGAGTGTTATTGTTATTTCCTGATAATACGATTCAACACGCTGGAGTTGTGATGGGTTTAGGTGGGGTTGCAGGTCATGGATATTATGCCATGTCTTCTGATATCCCCGGATATTTTGGTAATGTTGTTGGGTTTAATAATGTTTCTGCGGTTACAGGTGCTTGTTTGATGTGTCGGCGAGAAGTATTTGAACAAATAGGGGGTTTTGATGAACAGTTGACGGTGGCTTATAATGATGTAGACTTATGTTTAAAAATGTTAGATCAAGGCTATCGGAATTTATACTTACCTCATGTTAAACTTTATCATCATGAATCCAAAAGTCGGGGTTATGAAGATACACCGGAAAAGAAAGAACGCCTAAACCGAGAATCAAAAATCATTGAAGGACGTTGGCAAAAGTATATTGATAATGATCCGTGTTATAGTCCTCACTTGACAAGAATATGTCAGAACTTTAGTATTAAAGTCTAA
- a CDS encoding glycosyltransferase family 2 protein, whose amino-acid sequence MPVYNTPEIFLREAIQSVLDQVYSNWELCIADDASTASHVKPILEEYQQQDSRIKVIFRTENGHISATSNSALTLATGEFIGLLDHDDVLTPDALYEVVSLLNQHPVADMIYSDEDKLNEKGALTGHFFKPDWCPDSFLSRMYTCHFGVYRREIINQIGGFRTGYEGSQDYDLVLRFTEKTDKIFHIPKILYHWRIHSNSAAGGTEAKPYAYEAAKRALKDAIDRRGEPGIVKDVPIYLGHYQIRYKILDYKRVSIIIPTKDLGKILNCCLESIFTLSIYPDYEVIVIDNGSTEAETQEILEKWQEKEPIRFRYYTLDIPFNFSKINNDAVSKATGDYLLFLNNDTEVIHPDWIDAMVEQAQRPAIGAVGALLRYPDKVVQHAGVVVGMGHFAAHSHQMASETDPGYYSQIISISNYSAVTAACLMCRREIFEQVGGFDEQIAVAYNDVDFCLKILEQGYRNIYLPHVVLYHYESKSRGYDTTPDKLQRFMQEVTAMRQRWQRYVDHDPCYNPNLTLSASDYSLRRFAQVEIANVLIEFDHEQLQDCEIDQPEISTYYGVSQICFKGWVIGQQEKITAVQIRGNHGQVIKEIPANFPRPDVLLLHPKNPDYEFCGFCETIELRTLSEQTELLFQAILNDGTYAKFGQVKLKINP is encoded by the coding sequence ATGCCTGTTTATAATACCCCGGAAATATTTCTACGGGAAGCCATTCAATCGGTATTAGATCAGGTTTATTCTAATTGGGAATTGTGTATTGCAGATGACGCTTCGACGGCTTCCCATGTCAAACCGATATTAGAAGAATATCAACAGCAAGATAGCAGAATTAAAGTCATTTTTAGAACTGAAAATGGTCATATTTCAGCAACTTCTAATTCAGCTTTAACGTTAGCAACGGGAGAATTTATCGGGTTATTAGATCATGATGATGTTTTAACGCCTGATGCGTTGTATGAAGTGGTGAGTTTATTAAATCAGCATCCGGTCGCAGATATGATTTATTCCGACGAGGATAAACTGAATGAAAAAGGAGCATTAACAGGACATTTCTTTAAACCCGATTGGTGTCCTGATTCCTTTTTATCTCGGATGTATACCTGTCATTTCGGAGTTTATCGCCGGGAAATTATTAATCAAATTGGAGGATTTAGAACCGGATATGAAGGTAGTCAAGATTATGATTTAGTCCTGCGATTTACTGAAAAAACAGATAAAATTTTCCATATTCCTAAAATCCTCTATCACTGGCGTATTCATAGCAATTCTGCCGCCGGAGGAACTGAGGCAAAACCCTATGCTTATGAAGCGGCTAAACGGGCATTAAAAGATGCAATTGACCGCAGAGGAGAACCGGGAATTGTTAAAGATGTTCCGATTTATTTAGGACATTATCAAATCCGCTATAAAATTTTAGATTACAAGCGGGTGAGTATTATTATTCCCACTAAAGATTTAGGAAAAATCTTAAATTGCTGTTTGGAATCTATTTTTACTCTCAGCATTTATCCTGATTATGAAGTGATTGTCATTGATAATGGCAGTACAGAAGCAGAAACTCAGGAGATTTTAGAAAAATGGCAAGAAAAAGAACCCATTCGGTTTAGATATTATACCTTAGATATTCCTTTCAATTTCTCAAAAATTAATAACGATGCTGTCAGCAAAGCCACGGGGGATTATTTGCTATTCTTAAATAATGATACCGAAGTCATTCATCCTGATTGGATTGATGCGATGGTAGAACAAGCCCAACGGCCTGCTATTGGTGCAGTGGGTGCGTTATTGCGGTATCCTGATAAAGTTGTTCAACACGCTGGCGTTGTGGTGGGAATGGGTCATTTTGCCGCCCATAGTCACCAGATGGCATCGGAAACAGACCCCGGATATTATAGTCAAATTATTTCTATTAGTAATTATTCGGCGGTGACAGCGGCTTGTTTGATGTGTCGGCGAGAAATATTTGAACAAGTGGGAGGGTTTGATGAACAGATAGCGGTGGCTTATAATGATGTTGATTTCTGCTTAAAAATCCTTGAACAAGGCTATCGCAATATTTATTTACCTCATGTTGTTTTATATCATTATGAATCCAAGAGTCGAGGTTATGACACAACACCGGATAAGTTACAGCGATTTATGCAGGAAGTGACAGCTATGCGTCAAAGATGGCAACGTTATGTTGATCACGATCCCTGTTATAATCCTAATTTAACGTTGTCCGCATCGGATTATAGTTTAAGGCGATTTGCCCAGGTAGAAATTGCCAACGTTTTAATAGAATTTGATCATGAACAATTACAGGATTGTGAAATTGATCAACCCGAAATTTCCACCTATTATGGAGTTAGTCAAATTTGCTTTAAAGGTTGGGTAATCGGACAACAAGAGAAAATAACTGCTGTTCAAATCAGGGGGAATCACGGTCAAGTAATTAAAGAAATTCCGGCTAACTTTCCCCGTCCTGATGTTCTTTTACTGCATCCTAAAAATCCTGATTATGAATTTTGTGGATTTTGTGAAACCATTGAACTCAGAACTTTATCTGAACAAACGGAATTGTTATTCCAAGCTATTCTAAACGATGGAACTTATGCTAAATTTGGGCAAGTGAAGCTAAAAATCAATCCTTAA
- a CDS encoding tetratricopeptide repeat protein: protein MLPNEIRARSVQFLHQQAEIYFNQGQFEDGLKACNQLLQIQSDYAPGCKLMADILLRQGKLQEAQQWYTRTLQVQPNWAEVHANLGSLYAKAQQWQQAIACYEKAVTLKPDFAGAYRNLARVWTQLNEPKKSAQALYQALTLEPNQATAEEYFNLGHQLGQHGDVKAAEACYRTAIQLNPNLTAAHQSLGTLLQGQGKAQEATQIYRQAIQLNTPQAPSDTLAAATARTTVTVASPQDTLAGAMQQPIGKNGTTPVGNHPSNPQTYLKQAQAYCALKEWDQAIAACQKALRLKPNLAEAYKIQGNALQILGEMSAAVRCYSKALEIQPQYPEVYANLGSLYAQEERLEKAASYYQQAVNLKPDFAGVYRNFAKVLTQMGQLEQASQCLEKAYSLEPEKATPEEHFNLGNTRFKQGRLDEALAAYQQALKLNPQLAGAYYQLGQLYSTKAELDAAIQAYQRALELEPSRLEFYYGFADFFSRQECWDDAIRVYNQILGLDANQAVAYYKVGEIFNRQWRLEEAVNLYQKSIALNPKLVSSYYGLGKVLVKQENWQDAVQVLRQGIQMNPSGDAEAYKGFGDALAKIGEREEAIKAYQKSAELDSNNAEVYQKLGDLLRDQERFEEAIIAYNRSIEINPNVFWTQNNLADIFFKQERWEEAIAAYQKAIALDSSYSWSYNSLADALVKLERCEEAIPAYEQAIKLNPQFPWSYYNLGEVLTQLEQWEEAVVAYRGAIKVQSDLPNIQEKLADALRNRAKLDLQESLGYYYQVIQENPDHVAAYHKAIEIKPDDPQLYIQLANTLVNHDHLDGAIVFYQMALQLDPEHPEVMEKLEGIVEKKKLG from the coding sequence ATGTTACCTAACGAAATTCGCGCCCGCAGTGTACAGTTTCTCCATCAACAAGCAGAAATCTATTTTAATCAAGGACAATTCGAGGATGGGCTCAAGGCTTGCAACCAGTTGTTGCAGATTCAGTCTGATTATGCACCCGGTTGTAAACTCATGGCGGATATCTTACTCCGACAAGGAAAACTGCAAGAGGCGCAGCAATGGTATACCCGGACGTTGCAAGTTCAGCCTAATTGGGCCGAAGTTCACGCTAATCTGGGCAGTCTGTACGCCAAAGCGCAACAATGGCAACAGGCAATTGCGTGTTATGAGAAAGCTGTCACCTTAAAACCAGATTTTGCAGGTGCTTATCGAAATTTAGCCAGAGTTTGGACACAACTCAACGAACCGAAAAAATCAGCACAAGCCCTATATCAAGCCTTGACCTTAGAACCCAATCAAGCAACGGCAGAAGAATATTTTAACCTCGGCCATCAGTTAGGGCAGCACGGTGATGTCAAAGCCGCAGAAGCTTGTTATCGGACAGCGATTCAACTCAATCCTAATTTAACCGCAGCCCATCAAAGTTTGGGAACCCTGCTCCAAGGGCAAGGTAAAGCTCAGGAAGCCACACAAATCTACCGCCAAGCTATTCAGTTAAATACTCCTCAAGCTCCCTCAGATACCTTGGCTGCTGCCACAGCCAGAACAACCGTGACAGTCGCTTCACCTCAAGATACCTTAGCCGGAGCGATGCAACAACCCATAGGGAAAAATGGGACAACACCTGTCGGGAATCATCCCAGTAATCCTCAAACCTATTTGAAACAAGCTCAAGCTTATTGTGCCTTAAAAGAATGGGATCAAGCGATCGCAGCTTGTCAAAAAGCGTTACGATTAAAACCCAATTTAGCGGAAGCGTATAAAATTCAAGGCAATGCCCTGCAAATTTTAGGGGAAATGTCGGCGGCGGTTCGCTGTTATTCAAAAGCCTTAGAAATTCAACCCCAATATCCTGAAGTTTATGCGAATTTAGGCAGTTTATATGCTCAAGAAGAACGGTTAGAAAAAGCAGCTTCTTATTATCAACAAGCGGTTAATTTAAAACCCGATTTTGCTGGGGTTTATCGCAATTTTGCTAAGGTTTTAACCCAGATGGGACAGTTAGAACAAGCCTCACAATGCTTGGAAAAAGCCTACAGTTTAGAACCAGAAAAAGCCACACCCGAAGAACATTTTAATTTGGGAAATACCCGCTTTAAACAAGGTCGATTAGACGAAGCGCTCGCCGCTTATCAACAAGCCTTGAAATTAAATCCTCAGTTAGCGGGAGCCTATTATCAGTTAGGTCAATTATATTCTACAAAAGCAGAACTAGATGCAGCGATTCAGGCTTACCAACGAGCCTTAGAATTAGAACCATCCCGCTTAGAATTTTATTATGGGTTTGCGGATTTCTTCAGCCGTCAAGAATGTTGGGATGACGCCATCAGAGTTTATAACCAAATTTTAGGATTAGATGCTAATCAAGCCGTTGCTTATTATAAAGTCGGGGAGATTTTTAATCGTCAGTGGCGGTTAGAGGAAGCCGTTAACCTGTATCAGAAATCCATTGCTTTGAATCCTAAATTAGTGTCTTCTTATTATGGATTAGGAAAAGTTTTAGTTAAACAGGAAAATTGGCAAGATGCTGTTCAAGTGTTGCGCCAAGGAATACAAATGAATCCCAGTGGAGATGCAGAAGCTTATAAAGGTTTCGGAGATGCACTTGCCAAAATTGGGGAACGAGAAGAGGCAATTAAAGCTTATCAAAAATCTGCCGAACTTGATAGTAATAATGCCGAAGTTTATCAAAAATTAGGGGATTTACTGCGAGATCAGGAACGATTTGAAGAAGCCATTATTGCTTATAATCGTTCCATTGAAATTAATCCGAATGTGTTTTGGACACAAAACAATTTAGCCGATATTTTCTTTAAACAAGAACGGTGGGAAGAAGCAATTGCAGCTTATCAAAAGGCGATCGCTTTAGATTCTAGCTATTCGTGGTCATACAATAGTTTAGCCGATGCCTTAGTTAAATTAGAACGCTGCGAAGAGGCAATTCCTGCTTATGAACAAGCCATTAAACTCAATCCTCAGTTTCCTTGGTCTTACTATAATTTAGGGGAAGTTTTAACTCAATTAGAACAGTGGGAAGAAGCAGTTGTAGCTTATCGAGGCGCAATCAAAGTTCAGTCTGATTTACCCAATATTCAGGAAAAACTTGCGGATGCTTTAAGAAATCGAGCTAAATTAGATTTACAGGAATCCTTGGGATATTATTATCAAGTCATTCAAGAAAACCCTGATCATGTTGCTGCTTATCATAAAGCCATTGAGATTAAACCCGATGATCCTCAATTGTATATTCAATTAGCAAATACCTTAGTCAATCATGATCATTTGGATGGGGCTATTGTCTTCTATCAAATGGCATTGCAATTAGACCCAGAGCATCCCGAAGTGATGGAGAAATTAGAGGGAATTGTCGAAAAAAAAAAGCTAGGTTAA
- a CDS encoding tetratricopeptide repeat protein codes for MNSSLETLIQSAETDVDAGNVREAHATLSEIFALDPYCAKAYKILGDLYEVQSLFTEAISAYQKALKLEPNFVEAYAYLAQVYRNTGEFDRALFCYKKALSLRPDWTELYFQLGQAYSWSGDVLKAIRCYQKTLEQNPHHVYAYFALAMAYGGLGETERAIALYQYIIKLQPDLANAYNNLGCLLFAKDDFSGAIEAWNNALKYNKKEEDNYSIYNNLGQVFAAQNKITESIQSYYKSLQLKDDFPLIYSNLGKLYQQQNQHKTAFYFFAKVIELDPDNRFAYTDCGASLLKLGRIDAALRYFQNVILREHQFITGYCQRVKEHSSDDELSLAQQACANFLIALKQWDGEIGKDSTTIYNFLIQTYLNLGNALVTYGKFDQAVSYYQKAAQIQPQSIEIYLKLGNCLFKSQQLNAALTVYQIAQTLLKSGSEVSLVQKLEVDLQLGRILEKQEDWDAAANYYNTVLQIQQQQNFQSLLSNSPLTLRLLQDWARTEVIDRPQGVCNSTLIWLKNHNLQDSHYYSLLRLLASEGKNSPGLENGEKNPGKIPTECGGLDCQPCLKGVFQSFPWKNLGHGIQKCGISESNIASTSLFVAIIPNGRAWIVPQENYWMVCKAIAIITPDNQLLADVSREYPAPLPGCPSYDPMQHQVFQTEQLPPLQQIEGRVAVLSGLSGNVYFHWMVDILPRVELLRQSGIDFNTIDWFLVNSQQASFQRETLTRLGIPAFKILESDQFPHIQAQQLIVPSYPGYMGWLQPWAIDTLRRWFLPRGDKGGVNYPERIYISRGDARYRRVLNENEVIELLHPWGFVVVQLESLSFSQQVALFAQAKVIMGAHGSGLTNIMFCQPGTQVIEWVSPHYNRHYYWVISQYLGLEHYSLTGEGFSCYPLRELMYQNSLTEDIWVNLVSLKRLLEMLFVQRKQV; via the coding sequence GTGAATTCAAGCCTTGAAACCTTAATCCAGTCAGCAGAAACAGATGTAGATGCAGGAAATGTTCGGGAAGCTCACGCGACACTTTCGGAAATTTTCGCACTAGATCCTTATTGTGCTAAAGCTTATAAAATTTTAGGGGATTTGTATGAAGTTCAAAGCTTATTTACAGAAGCAATTTCTGCTTATCAAAAGGCACTTAAACTAGAGCCAAATTTTGTTGAAGCTTATGCTTATTTAGCTCAGGTTTATCGCAATACTGGGGAATTTGATCGCGCCTTATTCTGCTATAAAAAAGCTCTAAGTCTGCGTCCAGATTGGACTGAGTTATATTTTCAATTAGGTCAAGCTTATTCCTGGAGTGGGGATGTTTTAAAAGCAATTCGCTGCTATCAAAAAACCTTAGAACAAAACCCCCATCATGTTTATGCTTATTTTGCCTTAGCAATGGCTTACGGGGGATTAGGAGAAACGGAACGAGCCATTGCCCTTTATCAATATATTATTAAGTTACAGCCTGATTTAGCGAATGCCTATAATAATTTAGGATGTTTATTGTTTGCGAAAGATGACTTTTCGGGAGCGATAGAAGCTTGGAATAATGCCTTAAAATATAATAAAAAGGAAGAAGATAATTATTCAATTTATAATAATTTAGGTCAAGTCTTTGCTGCTCAAAATAAAATTACAGAATCCATTCAATCCTATTATAAATCTCTACAACTCAAGGATGATTTTCCTCTTATTTATAGTAATTTAGGTAAACTTTATCAACAACAAAACCAACATAAAACTGCATTTTATTTTTTTGCAAAAGTTATTGAATTAGATCCTGATAATCGATTTGCCTACACCGATTGTGGAGCTTCCTTACTGAAGTTAGGTCGGATTGATGCAGCTTTGCGGTATTTTCAAAACGTTATTTTACGAGAGCATCAATTTATAACAGGCTATTGTCAGAGAGTAAAAGAACATTCAAGTGATGATGAATTGTCCTTAGCCCAACAAGCTTGTGCTAATTTTCTCATCGCTTTAAAACAGTGGGATGGAGAAATCGGAAAAGATTCTACAACGATTTATAATTTTCTAATTCAAACCTATCTTAACCTCGGAAATGCGTTAGTAACCTATGGCAAGTTTGATCAAGCGGTCAGTTACTACCAAAAAGCGGCCCAAATTCAACCCCAATCTATTGAAATTTACCTAAAATTAGGCAATTGTTTATTTAAAAGTCAGCAACTTAACGCTGCATTAACCGTTTATCAAATTGCTCAAACGTTACTGAAATCGGGGTCAGAGGTTTCCCTTGTTCAGAAGCTTGAAGTTGATTTGCAATTAGGAAGAATTCTGGAAAAACAGGAAGATTGGGACGCGGCGGCGAACTACTACAACACCGTTTTACAGATACAACAACAGCAGAATTTTCAATCTTTACTTTCCAACTCTCCTTTAACATTAAGGTTACTGCAAGACTGGGCAAGAACTGAAGTAATAGATCGACCCCAAGGGGTTTGTAATTCAACTTTGATCTGGTTAAAAAACCATAATTTACAAGATAGCCATTATTATTCCCTATTAAGATTATTAGCTTCTGAGGGAAAAAATAGCCCAGGTTTAGAGAATGGGGAGAAAAATCCCGGTAAAATTCCGACAGAATGCGGGGGTTTAGACTGTCAACCCTGTCTCAAGGGTGTCTTTCAATCTTTCCCCTGGAAAAATTTGGGACATGGAATTCAAAAGTGTGGAATATCAGAGAGTAACATAGCTTCAACCTCTTTGTTTGTGGCGATCATTCCCAATGGACGAGCTTGGATTGTTCCTCAAGAAAATTATTGGATGGTTTGCAAAGCGATCGCCATTATCACACCCGATAACCAATTATTAGCAGATGTTTCACGGGAATATCCAGCCCCGCTTCCCGGTTGTCCCAGTTATGATCCGATGCAGCATCAAGTGTTTCAAACCGAACAGTTACCGCCCCTACAGCAAATTGAGGGACGAGTCGCCGTGTTGTCGGGGTTGTCGGGAAATGTCTATTTTCATTGGATGGTAGATATTTTGCCACGGGTGGAATTGTTGCGTCAAAGTGGAATTGATTTCAACACAATTGATTGGTTTTTAGTGAATAGTCAACAAGCCAGTTTTCAACGAGAAACCTTAACTCGTTTGGGAATTCCAGCGTTTAAAATCTTAGAAAGTGATCAATTTCCCCATATCCAAGCCCAACAGCTAATTGTTCCCTCATATCCTGGATATATGGGATGGTTACAACCTTGGGCTATTGATACCTTGCGGCGTTGGTTTTTACCGAGGGGTGACAAGGGGGGTGTCAATTATCCTGAACGCATTTATATTAGTCGAGGAGATGCCCGCTATCGTCGGGTTTTGAACGAAAACGAAGTGATTGAATTATTGCATCCCTGGGGGTTCGTTGTGGTGCAACTGGAGTCCCTTTCCTTTTCCCAACAAGTGGCTCTGTTTGCTCAAGCTAAAGTGATTATGGGCGCCCATGGAAGTGGTTTAACTAATATTATGTTTTGTCAACCGGGAACCCAAGTCATTGAGTGGGTGTCTCCCCACTATAATCGCCATTATTATTGGGTGATTAGTCAATATTTGGGGTTAGAACATTATTCTTTAACGGGAGAGGGCTTTTCTTGCTATCCCCTGCGGGAGTTAATGTATCAAAATTCCTTGACGGAGGATATTTGGGTCAATCTCGTTTCTTTAAAACGGTTATTAGAAATGTTATTTGTACAAAGAAAACAGGTTTAG
- a CDS encoding type II toxin-antitoxin system PemK/MazF family toxin, whose protein sequence is MTKLIQRGEVWLANLNPTQGSEQAGIRPVIIFQNDIVSQFSTTILAIPLTTNQRRATLPICMAIAQGDGGLLEDSVALCFQMRVLDKTRLVRKLGQLSPETITQLSCYASKSDIL, encoded by the coding sequence ATGACCAAACTGATTCAACGGGGAGAAGTTTGGTTAGCAAATCTCAATCCGACTCAAGGTTCTGAACAAGCTGGTATTCGTCCTGTCATCATCTTCCAAAATGATATTGTTTCTCAGTTCTCCACAACAATCCTTGCAATTCCCCTAACAACGAATCAACGCCGCGCCACATTACCAATTTGTATGGCGATTGCTCAAGGAGATGGCGGATTACTAGAGGATTCAGTAGCCCTATGTTTTCAAATGCGAGTGCTCGATAAAACTCGGCTAGTTCGGAAGTTAGGGCAGCTTAGTCCTGAAACAATTACCCAATTAAGCTGCTACGCATCTAAATCTGATATTTTGTAG